In one Musa acuminata AAA Group cultivar baxijiao chromosome BXJ2-5, Cavendish_Baxijiao_AAA, whole genome shotgun sequence genomic region, the following are encoded:
- the LOC103974685 gene encoding peroxisomal adenine nucleotide carrier 1, which yields MADGLDWESLTEATSGAVGSLVSTTVFYPLDTCKTKYQAEVRSHGQRKYRNLSDVLWEAISKRQFFSLYQGLGTKNLQSFISQFVYFYSYSYLKRLYLQKSGVKSVGTKANLFVAAAAGVCTVIVTQPLDTASSRMQTSAFGKSKGLWETLSEGYWSEAYDGLGISLLLTANPAIQYTVFDQLKHKLLRNQSSKVVPASKESSPATLSAFSAFLLGAISKSVATVLTYPAIRCKVMIQSANTEDKSNMDNQSKPPKTMVGALSSIWNKEGIPGFFKGLEAQIVKTVLSSALLLMIKEKISKYTWISMLALRRFLSASPKRIKNH from the exons atgGCGGATGGACTGGATTGGGAGTCGCTGACGGAGGCGACGTCGGGGGCGGTGGGGTCGCTGGTGAGCACCACCGTGTTCTACCCCCTCGACACCTGCAAGACCAAGTATCAGGCCGAAGTCCGATCCCACGGCCAGCGCAAGTACAG gaACCTTTCCGATGTCTTGTGGGAGGCAATTTCTAAACGCCAATTCTTCTCGCTCTACCAAGGACTTGGCACCAAGAATTTACAATCTTTTATCTCGCAATTTGTCTATTTCTATAGTTATAGCTATTTAAAACGACTATACTTGCAAAAGAGTGGAGTTAAATCTGTTGGAACGAAAGCTAATTtgtttgttgctgctgctgctggtgttTGCACCGTTATCGTAACTCAG CCACTGGACACAGCATCTTCCAGAATGCAAACTAGTGCCTTTGGTAAGTCCAAGGGACTATGGGAAACTCTGTCTGAAGGATATTGGAGTGAAGCATATGATGGTCTAGGCATCTCTCTCCTTCTGACAGCAAATCCTGCAATTCAG TACACGGTATTTGATCAGTTAAAACATAAACTTCTGAGGAATCAAAGCAGTAAAGTTGTGCCGGCAAGCAAAGAATCATCTCCAGCAACTCTCTCTGCCTTCTCAGCATTTCTACTAGGAGCCATTTCAAAGAGTGTGGCAACCGTCTTGACCTACCCTGCCATTAG GTGTAAAGTAATGATTCAATCTGCCAATACAGAAGACAAATCCAACATGGATAACCAATCTAAACCCCCCAAGACAATGGTAGGCGCTTTATCTTCTATATGGAATAAAGAAGGGATTCCTGGATTCTTCAAAGGTTTGGAAGCTCAGATTGTGAAAACTGTTTTAAGCTCTGCCTTgctgttgatgataaaggagaaGATCTCAAAGTATACGTGGATCTCCATGCTTGCTCTTCGTAGGTTTCTATCGGCTTCACCGAAGAGAATAAAGAACCATTAG
- the LOC103974684 gene encoding cyclin-P3-1: MKSMTPDTKVVNPEVYLALGLSTSSKRVAEFPRVLTLLSSILEATVQKNEKKLDSLEIKEFVTLFDGLRAPTLSIKKYMERIFKYSKCSPSCFVLAYIYIERFLQQPNICLTSLNVHRLLIASVVVAAKFIDDAFFSNAYYAKVGGISTMEMNRLEINFLFSVDFRLQVTVGTFEAYCLRLENENKVYQVERPIKTCGLNEWSNIEDSKCQSAVQRCSCGTV; the protein is encoded by the exons ATGAAATCGATGACACCTGACACTAAGGTTGTAAACCCAGAGGTTTACCTGGCATTGGGTCTGAGCACATCATCCAAAAGAGTTGCTGAGTTCCCAAGGGTATTAACCCTTCTATCCTCAATTCTCGAGGCCACTGTTCAAAAGAATGAAAAGAAACTAGATTCGCTGGAAATAAAGGAATTTGTAACTCTCTTTGATGGTCTGAGAGCACCAACCCTTAGCATAAAGAAGTACATGGAGCGCATCTTCAAGTATTCAAAGTGCAGCCCATCTTGCTTTGTCCTTGCTTATATATACATCGAAAGATTCCTTCAGCAACCGAACATATGTTTGACTTCCCTCAATGTTCATCGATTGCTAATTGCAAGTGTCGTTGTTGCCGCAAAATTCATTGATGATGC ATTTTTCAGCAATGCTTATTATGCTAAAGTTGGAGGGATCAGCACAATGGAGATGAATAGActtgaaattaattttttatttagtgTAGATTTCAGACTTCAAGTGACAGTAGGTACATTTGAGGCATACTGTCTGCGTTTGGAAAACGAAAACAAGGTATACCAAGTCGAGCGGCCGATCAAGACATGTGGACTAAATGAATGGTCAAACATCGAAGATTCCAAATGCCAGTCAGCAGTTCAGAGATGTAGTTGTGGTACCGTATAA